Proteins from a single region of Pseudomonas quebecensis:
- the livG gene encoding high-affinity branched-chain amino acid ABC transporter ATP-binding protein LivG — translation MSREILKVENLSMRFGGLLAVNGVALTVKEKQVVALIGPNGAGKTTVFNCLTGFYKPSGGSILLDGQPIQGLAGHEIARKGVVRTFQNVRLFKDMTAVENLLIAQHRHLNTNFFAGLFKTPAFRKSEREAMEYAAYWLDKVNLTEFANRPAGTLAYGQQRRLEIARCMMTRPRILMLDEPAAGLNPKETEDLKALISVLREENNVTVLLIEHDMKLVMSISDHIVVINQGTPLADGTPEQIRDNPEVIKAYLGEA, via the coding sequence ATGAGCCGCGAGATCCTGAAAGTCGAAAATCTGAGCATGCGCTTCGGCGGCCTGCTCGCGGTCAACGGCGTGGCCCTGACTGTGAAAGAGAAACAGGTTGTGGCGCTGATCGGCCCCAACGGCGCCGGCAAGACCACGGTGTTCAACTGCCTCACCGGCTTCTACAAACCGAGCGGCGGCAGCATCCTGCTGGACGGCCAGCCGATCCAGGGCCTGGCCGGTCACGAAATCGCGCGCAAGGGCGTGGTGCGCACGTTCCAGAACGTGCGGCTGTTCAAGGACATGACGGCGGTCGAGAACCTGCTGATTGCCCAGCACCGGCACCTGAATACCAACTTCTTCGCCGGCCTGTTCAAGACCCCGGCGTTCCGCAAGAGCGAGCGCGAGGCCATGGAATACGCCGCGTACTGGCTGGACAAGGTCAACCTCACCGAGTTTGCCAACCGTCCCGCCGGCACCCTGGCCTATGGTCAGCAACGTCGGCTGGAAATCGCCCGCTGCATGATGACCCGCCCACGGATCCTCATGCTCGACGAACCGGCCGCCGGCTTGAACCCCAAGGAAACCGAAGACCTCAAGGCGCTGATCAGCGTACTGCGTGAGGAAAATAACGTGACGGTGCTGCTGATCGAACACGACATGAAACTGGTCATGAGCATCTCCGATCATATCGTGGTGATCAACCAGGGCACACCGCTGGCCGACGGAACCCCGGAGCAGATCCGCGACAATCCCGAAGTGATCAAAGCCTATCTGGGGGAAGCGTAA
- a CDS encoding branched-chain amino acid ABC transporter substrate-binding protein: MNKATKQISKLFAAMVLAGVAGHSFAADTIKIGIAGPKTGPVTQYGDMQFMGAKQAIADINAKGGVDGKMLEAKEYDDACDPKQAVAVANKVVNDGVKFVVGHLCSSSTQPASDIYEDEGVIMITPAATSPEITARGYKLIFRTIGLDSAQGPAAGNYIADHVKPKVVAVLHDKQQYGEGIATAVKQTLEKKGVKVAVFEGLNAGDKDFSSIIQKLKQANVDFVYYGGYHPELGLILRQSKEKGLNAKFMGPEGVGNDSISQIAQDASEGLLVTLPKSFDTDPANKAIVEEFTKNKQDPTGPFVFPAYSAIEVIAGGIKAAKSEDTAKVAEAIHAGTFKTPTGDLSFDKKGDLKDFKFVVYEWHFGKPKTEVSPQ; the protein is encoded by the coding sequence ATGAATAAGGCTACTAAGCAGATTTCCAAACTGTTTGCCGCTATGGTCCTGGCTGGGGTTGCGGGCCATTCGTTCGCTGCCGACACCATCAAGATCGGCATCGCCGGTCCGAAGACCGGCCCTGTGACCCAGTACGGTGACATGCAGTTCATGGGCGCCAAGCAGGCCATCGCCGACATCAACGCCAAGGGCGGCGTCGACGGCAAGATGCTCGAAGCCAAGGAATACGACGACGCCTGCGATCCCAAGCAAGCCGTGGCCGTGGCCAACAAAGTGGTGAACGACGGCGTCAAGTTCGTGGTCGGTCACCTGTGCTCCAGCTCTACTCAACCCGCCTCGGATATTTATGAAGACGAAGGCGTCATCATGATTACCCCGGCAGCCACCAGCCCGGAAATCACTGCCCGTGGCTACAAGCTGATCTTCCGCACCATCGGCCTGGACAGCGCCCAGGGCCCCGCGGCCGGTAACTACATCGCCGACCACGTGAAGCCCAAAGTCGTTGCGGTACTGCACGACAAACAGCAATACGGTGAAGGCATCGCCACCGCGGTCAAGCAGACCCTTGAGAAGAAAGGCGTAAAAGTTGCCGTCTTCGAAGGCCTGAACGCCGGTGACAAAGATTTCTCCTCGATCATCCAGAAACTCAAGCAAGCCAACGTCGACTTTGTCTACTACGGCGGCTACCACCCTGAACTGGGTCTGATCCTGCGCCAGTCCAAGGAAAAAGGCCTGAACGCCAAGTTCATGGGGCCGGAAGGCGTCGGCAACGACTCCATCTCCCAGATCGCCCAGGACGCTTCCGAAGGCCTGCTGGTAACCCTGCCGAAATCCTTCGACACCGATCCGGCCAACAAAGCCATCGTGGAAGAGTTCACCAAGAACAAGCAGGACCCGACCGGTCCGTTCGTGTTCCCGGCCTACTCGGCCATCGAAGTCATCGCCGGCGGTATCAAAGCCGCCAAGAGCGAAGACACCGCCAAAGTGGCTGAAGCCATCCACGCCGGCACCTTCAAGACCCCTACCGGCGACCTGAGCTTTGACAAAAAGGGCGACCTGAAAGACTTCAAGTTCGTGGTCTACGAATGGCACTTCGGCAAACCTAAAACCGAAGTTTCTCCTCAGTAA
- a CDS encoding DUF2288 domain-containing protein gives MTQEPSTLYAKLLGETAEISWKELEPFFAKGALLWVDASLDLIEAAEGMAEDNRDKVAAWLASGSLGEVSATRALDLVERDPSLWAVVVSPWILIQERAV, from the coding sequence ATGACGCAAGAACCTAGCACCCTCTATGCCAAGCTGCTCGGTGAAACCGCCGAAATCTCCTGGAAGGAGCTTGAGCCGTTCTTTGCCAAGGGTGCCCTATTGTGGGTCGATGCCAGCCTGGATTTGATCGAGGCGGCTGAGGGCATGGCCGAAGATAACCGCGACAAAGTCGCCGCCTGGCTGGCCTCCGGCAGCCTGGGCGAAGTGTCTGCGACGCGGGCGCTGGACTTGGTCGAGCGTGACCCGAGCCTATGGGCGGTTGTGGTTTCGCCGTGGATTCTGATCCAGGAAAGGGCGGTGTGA
- the bufB gene encoding MNIO family bufferin maturase, whose product MTPILPPTCSPAQAPGLPDRAGLGLKHEHFVEVLETLPDLGFFEVHAENYMMAGGPFHHYLGLIRERYPLSLHGVGLSIGGEGPLDRDHLARLAALLERYQPQAFSEHLAWSSHGPVFLNDLLPLAYDSATLHRVCDHIDQVQSTLKRPMLLENPSTYLLLERSTLDETDFIREVIRRTGCGLLLDVNNVYVTCTNHQRDPDAYLNALPLHAVGEIHLAGFAEDTDSLGDRLLIDDHGASIDNAVWQLYQRVLGRIGAVPTLIERDNQVPALSVLLAQAWQAEWQLSQVRP is encoded by the coding sequence ATGACACCTATATTACCGCCCACATGCTCACCGGCTCAGGCGCCCGGCTTGCCTGATCGGGCCGGGCTGGGGCTCAAGCACGAGCACTTTGTCGAAGTGCTTGAAACCTTGCCCGACCTCGGTTTTTTTGAAGTGCATGCCGAAAACTACATGATGGCCGGCGGCCCGTTTCATCACTATCTGGGGCTGATCCGTGAACGCTACCCGCTGTCGCTGCACGGCGTGGGCCTGTCCATCGGCGGCGAAGGCCCGCTCGACCGTGACCACCTGGCACGCCTGGCTGCGCTGCTTGAGCGCTATCAACCCCAGGCTTTTTCCGAACACCTGGCCTGGTCCAGTCATGGCCCGGTGTTTCTCAACGACCTGCTGCCCCTGGCCTATGACAGCGCCACCCTGCACCGTGTGTGCGATCACATCGACCAGGTCCAGAGCACGCTCAAGCGGCCAATGCTGCTGGAGAACCCGTCGACTTACCTGTTATTGGAACGTTCGACCCTGGACGAGACTGACTTCATCAGGGAGGTCATCCGCCGCACTGGCTGCGGTTTGCTGCTGGACGTGAACAATGTCTATGTGACGTGCACCAACCACCAGCGTGATCCGGATGCCTACCTGAACGCCCTGCCCTTGCATGCCGTGGGGGAGATACATCTGGCCGGCTTTGCCGAAGACACCGACAGCCTGGGCGATCGCCTGCTGATTGACGACCATGGCGCCTCCATTGATAACGCCGTATGGCAGCTGTATCAACGGGTGCTGGGGCGGATCGGCGCGGTACCGACGCTGATCGAGCGGGACAACCAGGTGCCCGCCTTATCGGTGTTGTTGGCCCAAGCGTGGCAGGCCGAATGGCAGCTGTCGCAGGTGCGCCCATGA
- a CDS encoding ABC transporter ATP-binding protein has translation MLQFENVSTFYGKIQALHSVNVEVRQGEIVTLIGANGAGKSTLLMTLCGSPQAYSGSIRYMGEELVGQPSSQIMRKSIAVVPEGRRVFSRLTVEENLAMGGFFTDKGDYQEQMDKVLHLFPRLKERFSQRGGTMSGGEQQMLAIGRALMSKPKLLLLDEPSLGLAPIIIQQIFDIIEQLRKDGVTVFLVEQNANQALKIADRAYVLENGRVVMQGSGEQLLTDPKVREAYLGG, from the coding sequence ATGCTGCAATTCGAAAACGTTTCCACTTTCTACGGCAAGATCCAGGCCCTGCACAGCGTCAATGTGGAAGTGCGCCAGGGTGAGATCGTCACCCTGATCGGTGCCAACGGTGCCGGTAAGTCGACCCTGCTGATGACCTTGTGCGGTTCGCCCCAGGCCTACAGTGGCAGCATCCGCTATATGGGTGAGGAACTGGTGGGCCAGCCGTCGTCGCAGATCATGCGCAAGAGCATTGCTGTGGTGCCGGAAGGCCGTCGGGTGTTTTCGCGTCTGACCGTGGAAGAGAACCTGGCAATGGGCGGGTTCTTCACCGACAAGGGCGACTATCAGGAGCAGATGGACAAGGTGCTGCACTTGTTTCCACGGCTCAAGGAACGCTTCAGCCAGCGCGGCGGCACCATGTCCGGCGGCGAGCAGCAAATGCTCGCCATCGGCCGAGCGCTGATGAGCAAGCCCAAGTTGCTGCTGTTGGACGAACCGTCCCTGGGCCTGGCCCCGATCATCATCCAGCAGATCTTCGACATCATCGAACAACTGCGCAAGGACGGTGTAACCGTGTTCCTGGTGGAGCAGAACGCCAACCAGGCGCTGAAGATCGCCGACCGTGCCTATGTGCTGGAGAACGGCCGGGTGGTGATGCAAGGCTCGGGCGAGCAACTGCTGACCGACCCGAAAGTGCGCGAGGCGTACCTGGGCGGTTAA
- a CDS encoding short chain dehydrogenase, giving the protein MKILLIGANGTVGSAVKAELAQRHDVISIGRTRGDFQMDISDSASIRSLFEQTGRFDALVCAAGSVTFAALGEMHEGDFELGLRDKLMGQVNLLLIGREYANDGASFTFTSGILNRDPIRTGASAALVNGAIDGFVKAAAIELPRGLRINAVSPTVLVEAMDSYAPYFRGYKPVSAADVALAYAKSVEGLQTGQTFIVG; this is encoded by the coding sequence ATGAAAATCCTATTGATTGGCGCCAACGGCACGGTCGGCTCGGCGGTCAAGGCGGAGCTCGCCCAACGTCATGACGTTATCAGCATCGGCCGCACCCGCGGCGACTTCCAGATGGACATCAGCGACAGCGCGTCCATCCGCAGCCTGTTCGAACAGACCGGCAGGTTCGATGCGCTGGTCTGCGCCGCCGGCAGCGTGACGTTCGCCGCCTTGGGTGAGATGCATGAGGGTGACTTCGAACTGGGCCTGCGGGACAAATTGATGGGCCAGGTCAACCTGCTGCTGATCGGCCGAGAGTACGCCAATGACGGCGCCTCCTTCACCTTCACCAGCGGCATCCTCAACCGCGATCCGATTCGTACCGGCGCGTCGGCCGCCTTGGTCAACGGTGCCATCGACGGGTTTGTCAAAGCCGCGGCGATCGAATTGCCACGCGGGCTGCGCATCAACGCGGTAAGCCCCACAGTGCTGGTGGAAGCGATGGACAGCTACGCGCCGTATTTCCGTGGCTACAAACCGGTCAGCGCTGCCGATGTGGCACTGGCCTACGCCAAAAGCGTAGAAGGCCTACAAACCGGCCAGACGTTTATCGTTGGGTGA
- a CDS encoding high-affinity branched-chain amino acid ABC transporter permease LivM: MSRYLKSAFFSALLVWAVAFPVLGLKLSIVGINLEVHGTGPVTLTIIALCSVLMFLRVLFSQQVGALFKSNRGPLMSPKVSQFLTLPRTQRYIIIGLIVAALIWPFFGSRGAVDIATLILIYVLLGLGLNIVVGLAGLLDLGYVGFYAVGAYTYALLSHYLGWSFWICLPLAGMAAATFGFLLGFPVLRLRGDYLAIVTLGFGEIIRLFLRNLTDITGGPNGISSIPKPTFFGLSFDRTAAEGLQTFHEYFGIDYNPVSKVVFLYLVALLLALAALFVINRLLRMPIGRAWEALREDEIACRALGLNPTIIKLSAFTLGAAFAGFAGSFFAARQGLVTPESFTFIESAIILAIVVLGGMGSQLGVILAAIVMILLPEMMREFSEYRMLMFGALMVLMMIWRPQGLLPMQRPHMELRK, translated from the coding sequence ATGAGCAGATATCTTAAATCGGCGTTCTTCAGCGCCTTGCTGGTCTGGGCCGTGGCCTTTCCGGTACTCGGCCTCAAACTGAGCATTGTCGGCATCAACCTGGAAGTGCATGGCACCGGTCCCGTGACCCTGACCATCATCGCCCTGTGCTCGGTGCTGATGTTCCTGCGGGTGCTGTTCAGCCAGCAGGTCGGGGCTTTGTTCAAAAGCAACCGTGGCCCGTTGATGTCGCCCAAGGTCAGCCAATTCCTGACCCTGCCGCGTACCCAGCGCTACATCATCATCGGCCTGATCGTGGCCGCGTTGATCTGGCCGTTCTTCGGCTCGCGCGGCGCAGTCGACATCGCCACCCTGATCCTGATCTACGTGTTGCTGGGCCTGGGCCTGAACATCGTGGTGGGCCTGGCCGGCCTGCTCGACCTCGGTTATGTGGGCTTCTATGCGGTAGGCGCCTACACCTACGCGCTGCTGTCGCACTACCTGGGCTGGAGCTTCTGGATCTGCCTGCCGCTGGCCGGCATGGCGGCGGCCACGTTCGGCTTCCTGCTGGGCTTCCCGGTGCTGCGCCTGCGCGGTGACTACCTGGCCATCGTGACCCTGGGCTTCGGTGAAATCATCCGCTTGTTCCTGCGTAACCTCACCGACATCACCGGCGGCCCCAACGGCATCAGCAGCATCCCCAAGCCGACGTTCTTCGGGCTGTCCTTCGACCGCACCGCTGCCGAAGGCCTGCAGACGTTCCACGAATACTTCGGGATCGACTACAACCCGGTGAGCAAAGTGGTGTTCCTCTACCTGGTCGCCCTGCTGCTGGCGCTGGCTGCGCTGTTCGTGATCAACCGCCTGCTGCGCATGCCGATCGGCCGTGCCTGGGAAGCGCTGCGCGAAGATGAGATCGCCTGCCGCGCCCTGGGCCTGAACCCCACTATCATCAAGCTCTCCGCCTTCACCCTGGGCGCTGCGTTCGCCGGTTTCGCCGGCAGCTTCTTTGCCGCGCGCCAGGGCCTGGTGACACCGGAATCGTTCACCTTTATCGAATCGGCGATCATCCTCGCCATCGTGGTACTGGGTGGCATGGGCTCGCAGTTGGGCGTGATCCTGGCGGCGATCGTGATGATCCTGCTGCCGGAAATGATGCGTGAGTTCAGCGAATACCGCATGTTGATGTTCGGCGCCCTGATGGTGCTGATGATGATCTGGCGTCCTCAAGGCCTGCTGCCCATGCAACGTCCACATATGGAGCTGCGCAAATGA
- the livH gene encoding high-affinity branched-chain amino acid ABC transporter permease LivH yields MPEIYHFFQQLVNGLTIGSTYALIAIGYTMVYGIIGMINFAHGEVYMIGSYVAFIALAGLAMMGIHSLPLLMTAAFIASIVVTSAYGYSIERVAYRPLRGSNRLIPLISAIGMSIFLQNTVLLSQDSKDKSIPNLIPGSISFGPGGAEEVLISYMQILVFVVTLVAMLGLTVFISRSRLGRACRACAEDIKMANLLGINTNNIIALTFVIGAALAAVAAVLLSMQYGVINPNAGFLVGLKAFTAAVLGGIGSIPGAMLGGLVLGVAEAFGADIFGDQYKDVVAFGLLVLVLLFRPTGILGRPEVEKV; encoded by the coding sequence ATGCCTGAGATCTATCATTTTTTCCAACAGCTGGTTAATGGCCTGACCATTGGCAGCACCTATGCCTTGATAGCCATTGGCTACACAATGGTTTACGGCATCATTGGAATGATCAACTTCGCCCATGGCGAGGTGTACATGATTGGTTCCTACGTGGCCTTCATCGCCCTTGCCGGGCTGGCCATGATGGGTATCCACTCCCTGCCGCTGTTGATGACCGCTGCCTTCATTGCATCGATCGTCGTAACCAGTGCCTATGGCTACAGTATCGAACGCGTTGCCTACCGCCCCCTGCGCGGCAGCAACCGTCTGATCCCGTTGATTTCCGCCATCGGCATGTCGATTTTCCTGCAGAACACCGTATTGCTGTCCCAGGACTCCAAGGATAAATCCATCCCCAACCTGATCCCGGGGAGCATCTCTTTCGGCCCAGGCGGCGCGGAAGAAGTCCTGATTTCCTACATGCAGATCCTGGTCTTCGTGGTCACACTGGTGGCGATGCTGGGCCTGACCGTGTTTATCTCTCGCTCCCGTCTGGGCCGCGCCTGCCGGGCCTGCGCCGAAGACATCAAGATGGCCAACCTGTTGGGCATCAATACCAACAACATCATCGCCCTGACCTTCGTGATCGGTGCCGCGCTCGCTGCCGTCGCGGCGGTGCTGCTGAGCATGCAGTACGGCGTGATCAACCCCAACGCCGGTTTCCTGGTAGGCCTCAAGGCCTTTACCGCAGCGGTCTTGGGCGGTATCGGCAGTATCCCGGGCGCCATGCTCGGCGGGCTGGTGCTGGGTGTGGCCGAAGCGTTTGGCGCCGATATTTTCGGCGACCAGTACAAGGACGTCGTGGCGTTCGGCCTGTTGGTCCTGGTGTTGTTGTTCCGTCCGACCGGCATTTTGGGCCGTCCGGAGGTTGAGAAAGTATGA
- a CDS encoding BufA1 family periplasmic bufferin-type metallophore has protein sequence MTTKLSATALILALGSTLSLSALTTSAHAADDMQKCFGVAEAGQNDCAAGPGTSCAGTSKTKDQADAWKLVPAGTCTETPSTTSPTGFGQEAAFAAKS, from the coding sequence ATGACGACCAAACTGTCCGCCACCGCCCTCATCCTCGCCCTGGGCTCGACCCTGAGCCTGTCCGCCCTGACCACCAGCGCCCACGCGGCCGATGACATGCAAAAGTGCTTCGGCGTTGCTGAAGCCGGCCAGAACGATTGCGCCGCCGGCCCCGGCACTTCCTGTGCGGGCACCTCGAAAACCAAGGATCAGGCCGATGCCTGGAAACTGGTCCCCGCCGGTACGTGCACCGAGACCCCCAGCACTACCTCGCCGACCGGCTTCGGCCAGGAAGCCGCGTTCGCCGCCAAATCCTGA
- a CDS encoding HvfC/BufC N-terminal domain-containing protein — MTTHGTFARALLEPDRACPAGLFSRNGADPASRFAVYRNNVHNGLINALASAYPVTLQLVGDAFFRAMAGLYVQAHPPTSPLIGEYGSTFAGFIQDFEPAASVRYLADIARLERLRVRAYHAADDQPLAPQAVLDALQGRADLGAVRLQLHPSVATLMSPYAVVTVWAAHQTEGGLATLDPGYAQGALVLRQGLEVKVFAIDAGSVTFIQRLVWGETLQTAVEGALDASNDFDLHQCLTLLISHHAITYLHLDSKVSP; from the coding sequence ATGACTACCCACGGCACATTTGCCCGCGCACTGCTGGAACCCGACCGGGCCTGCCCGGCTGGTTTGTTCAGCCGTAACGGTGCCGATCCGGCCAGCCGCTTTGCGGTATACCGCAATAACGTGCACAACGGCTTGATCAATGCGCTGGCATCGGCGTACCCGGTCACTCTGCAACTGGTGGGCGATGCCTTCTTTCGCGCCATGGCCGGCCTCTACGTGCAGGCGCATCCGCCCACCAGTCCATTGATCGGCGAATACGGCAGCACCTTCGCCGGGTTTATCCAAGACTTCGAACCGGCGGCCAGCGTGCGCTACCTGGCGGATATCGCACGCCTGGAGCGCCTGCGGGTACGTGCTTACCACGCCGCCGATGACCAGCCGCTGGCGCCACAGGCCGTGCTCGACGCCTTGCAAGGTCGCGCCGACCTCGGCGCGGTGCGCCTGCAGCTGCATCCCAGCGTCGCCACGCTGATGTCACCGTATGCCGTAGTCACAGTATGGGCGGCGCATCAGACCGAAGGCGGCCTGGCCACCCTCGATCCCGGGTACGCGCAAGGCGCGTTGGTCCTGCGCCAGGGCTTGGAGGTCAAGGTGTTCGCCATCGACGCCGGCTCCGTGACCTTCATCCAGCGCCTCGTCTGGGGCGAAACATTGCAGACCGCCGTAGAAGGGGCCCTGGACGCCAGCAACGACTTCGACCTGCACCAATGCCTGACGCTGTTGATCAGCCACCACGCCATCACTTATTTACACCTGGACTCAAAGGTATCGCCATGA
- a CDS encoding COG3650 family protein — protein MRAARTLALFALLPLFAACQLFESEPAKPSLAGLTRMQGELTAAGDKLLFQPCNDKRNYVVKDTGGTSILQEAASLAGQQGALFADLRGKFSGVASGTQGEVELQQLYRVERSTSACDDPDFKRMILRANGHKPAWALNVAAKGMVLEREGLPPLAVPYVEEQLGDGRFNLMTEANNEHIELWVAPQRCVDSVSGSLQHMSAELRINGKVQRGCAAFGGSRDD, from the coding sequence ATGCGTGCCGCCCGTACCCTCGCCCTGTTCGCCTTGCTTCCCCTGTTCGCCGCGTGCCAGCTGTTCGAAAGCGAGCCGGCCAAGCCCTCCCTCGCCGGGTTGACCCGCATGCAGGGCGAGCTGACGGCGGCAGGCGACAAGCTGCTGTTCCAGCCGTGCAACGACAAACGCAACTACGTGGTCAAGGACACCGGCGGCACCAGCATCCTGCAGGAAGCTGCGTCCCTGGCCGGGCAGCAGGGCGCTTTGTTTGCCGACCTGCGCGGCAAGTTCTCCGGCGTCGCCAGCGGTACCCAGGGCGAAGTGGAGTTGCAGCAGCTGTACCGCGTCGAACGGTCCACCTCCGCCTGCGACGATCCCGACTTCAAGCGCATGATCCTGCGCGCCAATGGCCACAAGCCTGCGTGGGCCCTGAATGTCGCGGCCAAGGGCATGGTGCTCGAGCGCGAAGGCTTGCCGCCGTTGGCAGTGCCCTATGTGGAGGAGCAGCTCGGAGACGGCCGCTTCAACCTGATGACCGAAGCCAACAACGAACACATCGAACTGTGGGTGGCCCCGCAACGCTGCGTGGACAGCGTCAGCGGCAGCCTGCAGCACATGAGCGCCGAATTGCGGATCAACGGTAAAGTCCAGCGTGGCTGCGCGGCGTTCGGCGGCTCGCGGGACGATTGA
- a CDS encoding DoxX family protein, with translation MNTHAQCLIKRAIQLFEQMPYSLIGFFARFSIAAVFWKSGQTKVQGFAIDLVNGTFELGEPRLAASTLPLFRSEYKVPLLTPEVAAHLAAFAEHFFPLLILLGLATRFSALALIGMTLVIQLFVYPDAYPTHGTWLALLLLLVAKGPGRLSIDHLIARRYR, from the coding sequence ATGAACACCCACGCACAGTGCCTGATCAAACGGGCCATCCAGCTTTTTGAACAAATGCCTTACAGCCTGATCGGGTTTTTCGCGCGCTTCTCCATCGCCGCGGTGTTCTGGAAATCCGGGCAGACCAAGGTCCAGGGCTTCGCGATTGACCTGGTCAACGGCACCTTCGAGCTGGGGGAGCCGCGCTTGGCAGCCTCGACGCTGCCGCTGTTTCGCAGCGAATACAAGGTGCCGTTACTGACCCCGGAAGTGGCCGCGCACCTGGCCGCATTCGCCGAGCATTTTTTCCCGTTACTGATCCTGCTGGGGCTGGCCACACGGTTCTCGGCGCTGGCCCTGATCGGCATGACCCTGGTGATTCAGCTGTTCGTCTACCCGGACGCTTATCCGACCCACGGCACCTGGCTCGCCCTGTTATTGCTGTTAGTCGCCAAAGGGCCGGGGCGTCTGTCCATCGATCACCTGATTGCCCGTCGCTACCGTTAA
- a CDS encoding LysR family transcriptional regulator encodes MSEMDDLAAFAVLIEAGSFTVAAEQLGCSKGQLSKRISQLEAQFSVVLLHRTTRRLSLTAAGAALLPQAQALVAQVERARQALARLKDDLAGPVRMTVPVSLGETFFDGLLLEFTEQYPQVQIELELNNRYRDLARDGFDLGVRSGAVENERLVARPLLAWREMTCASPAYLEQHGEPRTPADLALHRCLLNSHYSGREEWLYHQQHELLRVRVSGTFASNHYNLLKKAALVGAGIARLPSYVLPAELADGRLRWLLRDYQTASQPMYLVHPYQGGLPRRTQVLADYLVDWFKRGGEALDRL; translated from the coding sequence ATGAGCGAGATGGATGACCTTGCGGCCTTCGCCGTGTTGATCGAGGCCGGCAGCTTTACCGTGGCCGCCGAGCAATTGGGCTGCAGCAAGGGCCAGTTATCCAAGCGCATCAGCCAGTTGGAAGCACAGTTCAGCGTGGTGTTGTTGCATCGCACCACGCGGCGGCTCAGCCTCACCGCGGCCGGCGCGGCGTTACTGCCCCAGGCTCAGGCGTTGGTGGCGCAGGTGGAGCGGGCGCGCCAGGCCCTGGCGCGGCTCAAGGACGACCTGGCGGGACCGGTGCGAATGACGGTGCCGGTGTCGCTGGGCGAAACCTTCTTTGATGGCTTGCTGCTGGAATTTACCGAGCAGTACCCCCAGGTGCAGATCGAGCTGGAGCTCAACAACCGCTATCGCGACCTGGCGCGCGACGGTTTCGACCTGGGGGTGCGATCAGGCGCGGTCGAGAACGAGCGCCTGGTGGCCAGACCGCTGCTGGCCTGGCGCGAAATGACCTGCGCCAGCCCGGCCTACCTGGAGCAGCATGGCGAACCGCGGACCCCGGCGGATCTGGCCCTGCACCGTTGCCTGCTCAACAGCCACTACAGCGGGCGCGAAGAGTGGCTCTACCACCAGCAGCACGAATTGTTGCGGGTACGGGTCAGCGGCACGTTCGCGTCCAATCACTACAACCTGTTGAAAAAAGCCGCACTGGTGGGCGCGGGGATCGCGCGGCTGCCGTCCTACGTGTTGCCGGCGGAGCTGGCTGACGGACGTTTACGCTGGCTGCTGCGCGATTACCAGACGGCCAGCCAGCCGATGTACCTGGTTCATCCCTATCAGGGTGGCCTGCCGCGTCGCACCCAGGTGTTGGCCGATTACCTGGTGGATTGGTTCAAGCGCGGCGGCGAGGCCCTCGATCGGCTTTAA